The stretch of DNA CGTCGCCGCGGCGCCGACGCGTACGACACGCTGCTGTGGCGTCTGCAACCGCGGCTCGAAGAGTCACGCGTCAAGAGCGACGGTGCGGGTTTCCTCGTGGGCGTCACGGCCTGCGACCGCAAAGCCGGCGTGAGCACGGTTGCGGCGAACCTCGCCATCCGCGCCGCCGATCACCAGATGCGTCCGGTGCTTCTGATCGACTCGGCGTGTCAACAGCCCACCGTCGGCAGGAAGTTCCGCCTGCGTGACGCCTTGGGGCTTTCCGACGCGTTGGCGGGTCGCTGCTCATTCGTTGAGGCGATCCACCAGACGAGCGTCGATGGCCTCGACGTGATGCCGCTAGGGACTGCCGGCCTAATGGACCGCGTCGGCCTCGATTGCCAGCAGGTCGAGGCGATGATCGGCGGCCTCCGCGAATCGCACCAGATGGTTATCTTCGACCTTCCCGAAGTCAGCGAGCTGCGAAACATGCTGGTCGTGGCTCGTCAGTTGGATGCGGTCGTGCTGACGATCCGCCACGAGACGACCTCTGCCGCGATGCTCGAACGCGTCGCCGACCAACTGCAAGCGGACCGCGTCAATCTCATTGGCTCGGTGGTGACCGCGCACAAGCAGTACGTGCCGAACTGGTTGCGTCGCCGGCTGTGAATCGCTGCGTAAATCTCGTTGTCACCAATTTTCCCTAGGCCCGCTGACGTGTCGTTACACGCCCCGCAAACCGTTGTGGCCCGTGGGGCGACGAGTTCGGGGGGGCGGCGCGCCATTGACATGGTCCCGCGCGGCCTGTGGGTCTTCATCGATCAAGCCGTCGTCAGCCTGGCGAACTTTGCGGCGCCGATCGCCGTGGGGCGCTCCGCCGGGCAGGAAGAGCTGGGGTACTTCGTCCTCGGGTTTTCTATCTACCTGTTCACGCTAGGCCTGGCGCGGGCGATGGTTTGGACGGCGTTCACACGCCGCACCCCGCAGCTCGACGTGGCCGATCGACCTGCCTACGCCGGCAGCGCGACGGTCCACCTGCTCGTCTTCGCCGCGGTCTCGTGCGGCCTAACGCTGCTCGTCGCTACCGGCGCGTGGGCGTTGGGCTACCGCCTTTACGCTTGGCTGCTGACGCTTGTCGGCCCTTGCGCCGCCGCGATGCTGCTGCGCGAGCACGTGCGCCGGCTCGGGCTGGCGAGGTTCGACTTCTTCGATGTCTTTCTCTTCGACGCGGTGGTGTCGATCGCCCAGGTGTTGCTACTGGTGTGGATCGCGGTGCGTGGGACCGTGTGCGCGAATGACGCATTCCTTGCTCTAGCGGTGACGTCGATGCTCGCCGTGCCGTGGCTGCTGCTGAAGAGCGGCGCCTGGCGTATCGACTGGCGCCGTGTAATTCCCGACTGGAACGAGAACTGGTCGATCACCAAGTGGCTCGCCGGCGGCGCCACCGCGGTGCTCCTCGGCAAGGAGGGTTACAACTGGCTCCTGTCGGTGATCGCGTCCATCGCGGAACTCGGCCGGCTCGGCGCCGCGCGGGTGATCGTGCAGATGACCAACCCCTTGGTGATCGGGGTCTCGAATTATCTCGGCCCCGTCAGCGCCAAGGTTCATGCCGACAACGGCGTCGCGGGGCTCTGGCGTTACACGGTCCGCACGACCGCTGTCATGGCGTCGTCGATCGGCGCGTTTCTGTTGGGCGTCGCCGTGGTGGGCGTGCCGATCGTGCAGCTGATCTTTGGCAAAGCGGCCGAAGGCGTCACGACGCTGCTGCTCGTGACGCTGACCGCTGGACTGCTGTCCGAGGCGCTGCTGATCCCCATCGAATACGCCATGGTCAACCTCGGCCGCACGCGGCTGATGTTCAAGACGGCCATCATGCGGCTGGTGGTGAACGGGTCGATCGGCTTCGGCCTGGTTGGTCTCTTCGGCGCCGAGGCGATCGGCGTCGGCATGTTGCTGGGGAGCCTTGTGGCGCTGGCGTGGCAGTGGGCGGCCTTCGCTCAGGAGGCCCGCGATGAGTAGCTCCGTCGCCATGTCGGGCTTTGCTGATTTCGGTGGGTACGACGACACACCTACCGACGCCGGAAGTATCCGCTGGGGCCGCGTGTTGTGGGTCGTCGCCTTCTTCCTACCCGTCTTCTATTACATCGACCACGACGCCGAGGCGTTCGCGGGCCGGCAAGTCGCCGACGAGACCGAAGACGATATCGCCGACCAATACGTCGACGAGATCGAAGGGGGGAGCGGGCTCCGCAAGCTGGTGCTGATCACTTACGGCGTCACGGGCCTGTGGTGCCTGATGCAATGCCGCGACCGCGAATGGAACGTCCAGCGCTTCGCCGCGCTCGCGACGTGCGCGCTGATGGCGTGGATCCTGCTCAGTGTCTTCTGGTCGCTCAATCCTGGCCTGACCTTCAAACGCATCGTCGCGTTCGGCATGGTCTTCGTCGGATCGCTCGGGTATGCCCGCCTGTTACGAGCCGACGAGTTGCTGGCTGTGTCGCTGGCGACATTCGCCCTCCTGATCGGCAACAGCTTTTTCCTGGATGTCGTGAACGGCGGCAAGCCGTGGGACCTCGACTATCGCTTCGGTGGGACGCTGCATCCCAACTTGCAATCCACTTATTGCGCGATGCTTTGCCTGGCGGCTTACTGCACGCCTAAGAAGTACGGCAGCCAATGGGTCGCCCGGGCGTTATTCTTCATGGGAATCGTCTTGCTGATTCAGACACAGTCGCGAACGAGCCTCTTCGCCCTGCTGGCGGCGCTGGGGATGGTGTCGCTGGTCAAGCTGTCATCGACGCTACGGTGGCAAACCGCGTTGCTGCTGTTGCTCGTCGTCTCGATCACGACCATCGCGATCGCTAGCTTCAGCGAGGGCCAGCGTAAGGGGCTCACCGAGGCCGCCCTCATGGGCCGCACCGAACAATCCGGCACCCTCTCGGGCCGCGTGCCGCTCTGGCAAGAGCTGACGCGCTTCGCGTCGGCGCGCCCGCTGACGGGATACGGCTTCGAGTCGTTCTGGACGCCCGAGAACATTGACGCCGTGATGAGGTCCCAGAAGTGGGCCCTCCAGTCGGCGCACAACTCGTACTTTGAGACCGTGCTGCAACTCGGCCTGCCGGGCCTGGTCTTCGCGTGCGTGATGGTGCTGGCGAGCTTCAACCTGACGCAGGCCGCCTACGAGCACACCCGCGCGTCGGGCTACGCGTATATGTACGGCGTTCTCGGCTTCGGGATGGCGAATAGCCTGCTCGAGTCAAACTTCGCTAAGCTCAAGTATCCAACCGTCATCGCGTTGATCGGCGTGCTGGGCGTGATCGCCTTCTACCCAGCGAGTGACTCCTACGAGGTCCCCTACCTCAAGTTCCGCCGGCGACGAGACGCAGCGCCCTGTCGCGGCGCCGCCGGCCGGGACCATGCGAGGGAGGGCCGCCAGATTGCCTAACGCCGCTCTCATTCCGACGACGTCCGTCGTTACCTCCCACGCTCAAGACCGATCTTGGCTGCGACTGGCGCGCAACGTCGGCCTCGTCTTCTTTCTGGTGGCGGTCTTCGGCGCGGTCGAGCACGACACGCTCTACGCGAACGCCGCCATCACGACGATGAGCGAGAAAGAGATCCGCGACCTGTTCATCGAGCAGATGGAGCGCGGCAACGCGCTGCGCCAAGTCGCGCTCCTCGCCTTGGGCTGCGTGGGCGTCGCTGGCATGGCGTCTTCGCGCGAAAAGCCATGGAATGTCCGCTGGAGTGTGTTGGCGCCCCTGGTCGTGTTGGTTGCCCTGTCGTGCCTCAGCATCGCGTGGACCCCGCAGCCCGTCGTGACAGCCAAACGGCTGGTCGTGTTGGCGTGCGTGCTTACCGGTTGCGCCGGCCTCGCACGAATCCTCACCCCGCGCGAGTTCCTCGGCGTTTCGCTGGCGACGCTCCTGCTCTTTATCAGCGGCAGCATTGCCGTGGACATGGCGGCGGGCGGCCGTCCCTGGTCGGGCGACTACCGCTTCGGCGGGACGCTCCACCCCAACGCTCAAGCGACCTACTGCGCGATCCTCGCCATCGCGGCGAACTGCTTGCGGCTCGGCTTCGGTCGCCGCTGGCTGAAGCTGGTGATCATCGCCGCGGCGCTGGGGCTGATCGTCCTCACCGAATCCCGCACCGGCCTGATGGCGGCCGTGGCGGCGCTGGTGTTGACATGGATGGTGAAGCTCCCACCGGGGATGCGTTGGGCCGGGTTCTCCCTCGGAATCGCCGGCGCGACGCTGCTGGTGGTCGCCTACTTCAGCGTCGGCAGCGGCGCCCGCAGCCGCGTCGTCGATACGGCTCTCTTGGGTCGCAGCCAGCAGGCCGGCTCACTGACCGGCCGTCTTCCGCTGTGGGACGAGCTGCTCGACCACGCCGCCGACAAGCCGCTGCTCGGCTATGGCTACGAGGGCTTTTGGACCGAAAAGCGCATCGCCGCGATCATGCGCAGCCAAGGATGGTCGCTGCAGAACGCGCACAACTCGTACTTCGAGATCCTGCTGCAACTGGGGTACGTCGGCCTCTTCTTGGCGATTTGGTTCTTGATTGCCGGTTCAACCACGCTCGCCGCGGCGACGACGCTCACGCGCGACCCGGGCTACGCCTTCGCCTTCGGCGTCGTGATGTTCGGCGTGCTCAATAGCGGGCTGGAGTCGCTGTTCGTCAAGCTCCGTTACTCGCCCGTCATCGCGATGATCGGCCTCTTGATGGTCGCACTTTACTACCCGCTAACCAGCAGCGACGAGCCCGAGTCACGCCTCCCTCAACGGCGGGTGTTTTAGCATGAACAGCCTCCCGCGCTATACCGACCTTCCGCCCGTCGATGTCACCGTTGTTGTCGGCAGCTACAACCGCTCAGCGATGCTCGCCGAGACGATCGACAGCCTGACGGCGCTCGACACGTCGCTCCCCGGCGGCGGGCGATTTACCTACGAAGTCGTCGCGATCGACAACGCCTCGACCGACGACACGCAGGCCGTGCTCGCGCGCTACGCCGACCCCGCGTTGCGCGGCGCCGCCGAGCGTGTCCGCGGCTTCTACGAAAGCGAGCCTGGCGTCACTCACGCCCGTAACCGCGGGCTGCGCGAAGCGGCCGGCGAGTGGATCGCCTTCCACGACGACGACCAACGCGCCCATCCGCAGTGGCTTGCGAAGCTTCAAGAGCTCGCTCGCCGCCGCCATCTCAAGGTCGTCGGCGGCGCGGTGCATCTGTCGCTCCCCGAGGACAACATCCGCGTCCTGGCGCCTGAGTGCCGCGTTTTGCTCGGTGAAAAGGTCGGCTGGGACCAAGAGCAGCCCTACACGCGAAAGCGGATCCCCGGCACCAACAACCTGATGCTACACCGCTCGGTGCTTGAAGAGGTGGGCGTCTTTGACACCCGCATCACGGACGGTGGCGAGGACGCCGACCTTTACCGCCGCGTCCGCTCGGCCGGGCACGAGGCGTGGTACACGCCCGAGGCGATCGTCTACCACCTTATCCCCAGGCCGCGGCTGGCGGACGGCTACATGAAATGGACCGCCACCCGCCACGGCCAGCACCTGGCGTTGCGGGAGTACAAGGAATGGGGACGCGCAAAGCTCGGCGGGATGCTGATAATTCGCGCACTTCAGGCCGGTTGTAACTACTATCCGCGTTACGCCGTAGCTATCCTGTCCCAGCAGCGTGAGCAGGCCCTCGGAAAGCGGGCTCTCCTGTGGCGATCCCAGGCCTACCTTGCTCGGGCGTGGTCGCTCTTCCGCAAGGGGGACGCGGAGGCCGGCGGCCACGATGCGTCTCTCAACCTGCGTGAGGGACGCGAAAAGCTGATCCACGGCGCCTCGGGCGCCGGCTGAGTCCCCAATCCTTCCAGCGAGCGGCGGCTGCCCCTCGCCACCCTCCCTTCCTCGATGCCCACCTACGTTTCAGGCGCCGTCACTCTCGATCGTCCGGTCACGTCCGATCCAGAAAGCGATCTCGCTCCCAACGCTGTAACGCAGCCCACGATCCGCGTCGCGCTCCCCGCTTACAACGAGGCCGAAGCGCTGCTGCCGTTGCTCGAGTCGCTGCACGCGACCCTTGTGCGCGCCGGCTTGCCGCACGAGATCGTCGTCGTCGATGATGGCAGCAAAGACGACACCGCCCTGATCGCCAGCCAGGCGTCGTTCATGATGCCAGTGCGCCTCGTGCAACACGAGCGCAACCAAGGCCTCGCCGCCGCGCTGCGGACGGGCCTCACCGACGCGGTGGATCATGCGGCGCCCGGCGACATCGTCGTCACAATGGACTCCGACAACACGCACCCCGCCGGCCTGATCCCGCGGATGCTGACGATGATCGCCGAAGGGCACGACGTCGTGATCGCCTCGCGCTTCCAGCCCGGCGCCCGCGTCATCGGCGTCCCGCTGGAACGCGTGCTGCTCAGCATCGCGGCGCGTTGGGTCTTCAAGGTCCTGCAACCGATCCCCGGCGTCCGCGACTATACGTGCGGCTTCCGCGCGTACCGCGTCGAAGCCCTCGCCGCCACGATCGAACACTACGGCCCGCGCTTCGTCAGCGAGCAGGGTTTTTCCTGCATGGTCGATGTACTGCTCAAGATGCGCCGTCTTCAAGTGAACGGCGGCCCGATCGTCATGGGCGAAGCGCCGATGATTCTGCGTTACGATCAAAAGGGCGGCGTCAGCAAGATGCGGGTCTTCCGCACCATCCGCCAAACGTTGTCGTTAGTTGCGCGCCGCACCGTCGGCGGCGCGTGAAGCGAAAACGCTTCGCAAGGCACGGAAGCAACGATTGGCAGGGAGCCAGAATGCGTCAGCGCCCGGAGCGGCGCCAAGAGAGACCCCCGCAACCCCCTCCCGCCGTGCCCACCACCCTCCAGACCACCCCCCCCACCACGCCGCGCCCCAGCGCCAGCAACCAACGCCGCCACTGGTGCGTGGTCGGTGGCGGCATGCTCGGCCTCTCACTGGCTAACGAGCTCCAGAAACGCGGCGTCCGCGTCACGGTCCTCGAAGCGGGCCCCGAGCTCGGCGGCCTCGCCAGCCCCTGGGAGCTGCACGACGCCGAGACCGGCCGCGACGTCACCTGGGACCGCCACTACCACGTGACGCTCCTCTCCGACACGCGGCTCCGACAACTGCTCGAAGAGATCGGCCTCGCTGAGGACATGCGCTGGATCGAAACCAAGACCGGCTTCTACAGCGGCGGCAAGATGTACTCGATGTCCTCGACGCTCGAGTTCCTCACGTTCCCGCCGCTGCGGCTGTGGGAGAAATTCCGTCTCGGCATGACGATCTTCGGCGCGTCGAAGATCAAGAACTGGAAACGCCTCGAACAAATCTCCGTCACCGACTGGCTCCGCAAGTGGTCGGGCGCCGGCGCGTTCGAGAAGGTCTGGCTGCCGCTGCTGAAGGCGAAGCTTGGCGACGCCCACACGCGCGTCTCAGCCGCGTTCATCTGGGCCCACATCAGCCGCATGTACGCTGCCCGCCGCACGGGCCACAAGAAAGAGATGTTCGGCTACGTCCGCGGCGGCTACCCGCGCATCCTGCAAACGCTCGCCGACACGCTCGAAGATCGCGGCGTCGAGTTGCTCACCGACGCGCCGGTAAGTGAAGCAACCGCCACAGCCGACGGCCGCGTCGCGGTAAAGCTCGCCGACGGCTCGACGATGCACTTCGACGAGGTCGCTTTCACGACGCCATCGTCCGTCATCGCCCGCGCCGTGCCCGGTCTCAGCGACGACGAGCGCGCCCGCCACCAGGGCGTCGATTACCTCGGCATCGTCTGCGCGTCGCTGCTGCTCAAGAAGCCGATCACCGAGTACTACGTCACCAATATCACTGACGGCTGGGTCCCGCTCACCGCGGTGATCGAGATGACGACGATTGTCGATCCCGAAGAACTCGGCGGCCGCTACTTGGTTTACCTGCCAAAGTATTGCCCCGCCGACGATAGGCTCTTCGACCGCACCGACGATGAATTGCGAGAAGAATGGCTTTCCGCCCTCGAAAAAATGCACCCGCACTTCTCGCGTGCCGATGTCGTCGCGATGCGCTTCAGCCGCGTTCGCAGCGTGATGGCCCTGCCAACGCTCAACTACAGCGAACGCCTGCCGCCAATGAAGACCAGCGTCCCGGGCGTGTGGGCCGTCAACTCGGCCCACATCCTCAAAGGCAACCTCAACGTCAACGAAACGATCCAAGTCGCCGACGAAGCCCTCACCGGGCCCCTCGCCGCAGCTCTGGTTTGAAGTCGATTAACCACAGAGGCACGGAGAGCACAGAGGAAAGCACAGAGAGAAGTAAATGTAGGAGGGGTCTCCAGACCCCGATTACGGCGTCTTGGCCGAATACGGCATGGTGCGCGTAATCGGCGTCAGGAGACGCCTCCCACAAACAAATCAAATCCTTATCTCAGTGCGTCCTCCGTGCTCTCCGTGTCTCCGTGGTAAACTTCCTTCGCTGAACTCCAATGCAGCTAGCCAGCCTTTCCCTCGACCTCGACGACAAGTGGGCGTACCTGCGCTCGCGGGGCGACGCGGCGTGGCAGGCGCGGCCGAGCTACTTGCCCGAGGTGACGCCGCGGATTGTTGATTTCCTCGGCGAGCGTGGCCTGCAATGCACGTTCTTCGTCGTTGGTGAAGACGCCGCTCGGCATGAGGGCGCCCGGGAGGTCGAGCGCATCGCCGACGCGGGGTTCGAGGTCGCCAACCACGGCGAGCAGCACCTGCCGTGGCTCGACAAGATGCCCGCCGACGAACTCGAAGCCGAGGTCGCCGCGGCGGAAGAGGCGATTTACAACGTCACGGGTCAGCGACCCATCGGCTTCCGCGCGCCGGGGTTCTCTTGGTCGGCGGAGCTTCTCGAACTCTTAGTGCGGCGCGGCTATCGGTACGACGCGAGTGTTTTTCCGACGTTCGTTGGCCCCGCGGCGCGGTTGTATGTGAAGCTGTCGGGCTTCCGTGCCGCTAAGCCGCAAGCGGCGGACCAAACGCCTGTGCAGCGCTTCAGCTCACTCGGCGACGCGCTGCGCACGCTGCGGCCGCACCGTATCGAGA from Botrimarina mediterranea encodes:
- a CDS encoding lipopolysaccharide biosynthesis protein — protein: MSLHAPQTVVARGATSSGGRRAIDMVPRGLWVFIDQAVVSLANFAAPIAVGRSAGQEELGYFVLGFSIYLFTLGLARAMVWTAFTRRTPQLDVADRPAYAGSATVHLLVFAAVSCGLTLLVATGAWALGYRLYAWLLTLVGPCAAAMLLREHVRRLGLARFDFFDVFLFDAVVSIAQVLLLVWIAVRGTVCANDAFLALAVTSMLAVPWLLLKSGAWRIDWRRVIPDWNENWSITKWLAGGATAVLLGKEGYNWLLSVIASIAELGRLGAARVIVQMTNPLVIGVSNYLGPVSAKVHADNGVAGLWRYTVRTTAVMASSIGAFLLGVAVVGVPIVQLIFGKAAEGVTTLLLVTLTAGLLSEALLIPIEYAMVNLGRTRLMFKTAIMRLVVNGSIGFGLVGLFGAEAIGVGMLLGSLVALAWQWAAFAQEARDE
- a CDS encoding glycosyltransferase family 2 protein → MPTYVSGAVTLDRPVTSDPESDLAPNAVTQPTIRVALPAYNEAEALLPLLESLHATLVRAGLPHEIVVVDDGSKDDTALIASQASFMMPVRLVQHERNQGLAAALRTGLTDAVDHAAPGDIVVTMDSDNTHPAGLIPRMLTMIAEGHDVVIASRFQPGARVIGVPLERVLLSIAARWVFKVLQPIPGVRDYTCGFRAYRVEALAATIEHYGPRFVSEQGFSCMVDVLLKMRRLQVNGGPIVMGEAPMILRYDQKGGVSKMRVFRTIRQTLSLVARRTVGGA
- a CDS encoding NAD(P)/FAD-dependent oxidoreductase: MPTTLQTTPPTTPRPSASNQRRHWCVVGGGMLGLSLANELQKRGVRVTVLEAGPELGGLASPWELHDAETGRDVTWDRHYHVTLLSDTRLRQLLEEIGLAEDMRWIETKTGFYSGGKMYSMSSTLEFLTFPPLRLWEKFRLGMTIFGASKIKNWKRLEQISVTDWLRKWSGAGAFEKVWLPLLKAKLGDAHTRVSAAFIWAHISRMYAARRTGHKKEMFGYVRGGYPRILQTLADTLEDRGVELLTDAPVSEATATADGRVAVKLADGSTMHFDEVAFTTPSSVIARAVPGLSDDERARHQGVDYLGIVCASLLLKKPITEYYVTNITDGWVPLTAVIEMTTIVDPEELGGRYLVYLPKYCPADDRLFDRTDDELREEWLSALEKMHPHFSRADVVAMRFSRVRSVMALPTLNYSERLPPMKTSVPGVWAVNSAHILKGNLNVNETIQVADEALTGPLAAALV
- a CDS encoding polysaccharide deacetylase family protein, with the translated sequence MQLASLSLDLDDKWAYLRSRGDAAWQARPSYLPEVTPRIVDFLGERGLQCTFFVVGEDAARHEGAREVERIADAGFEVANHGEQHLPWLDKMPADELEAEVAAAEEAIYNVTGQRPIGFRAPGFSWSAELLELLVRRGYRYDASVFPTFVGPAARLYVKLSGFRAAKPQAADQTPVQRFSSLGDALRTLRPHRIETPAGSIVELPVTTMPISRAPIHFTYVSFLAQKSPAAARAYWRAAMRLCRVRNVGPSLLLHPLDFLGEEDELQLAYFPGMRLTRSVKLQLLSDVLADLAYNRQVVTIAEHAVGPTWVRTETSSRELVRMGRG
- a CDS encoding CpsD/CapB family tyrosine-protein kinase, which encodes MHQVNSIDVYDSPESVVRPVPRRRGADAYDTLLWRLQPRLEESRVKSDGAGFLVGVTACDRKAGVSTVAANLAIRAADHQMRPVLLIDSACQQPTVGRKFRLRDALGLSDALAGRCSFVEAIHQTSVDGLDVMPLGTAGLMDRVGLDCQQVEAMIGGLRESHQMVIFDLPEVSELRNMLVVARQLDAVVLTIRHETTSAAMLERVADQLQADRVNLIGSVVTAHKQYVPNWLRRRL
- a CDS encoding O-antigen ligase family protein produces the protein MPNAALIPTTSVVTSHAQDRSWLRLARNVGLVFFLVAVFGAVEHDTLYANAAITTMSEKEIRDLFIEQMERGNALRQVALLALGCVGVAGMASSREKPWNVRWSVLAPLVVLVALSCLSIAWTPQPVVTAKRLVVLACVLTGCAGLARILTPREFLGVSLATLLLFISGSIAVDMAAGGRPWSGDYRFGGTLHPNAQATYCAILAIAANCLRLGFGRRWLKLVIIAAALGLIVLTESRTGLMAAVAALVLTWMVKLPPGMRWAGFSLGIAGATLLVVAYFSVGSGARSRVVDTALLGRSQQAGSLTGRLPLWDELLDHAADKPLLGYGYEGFWTEKRIAAIMRSQGWSLQNAHNSYFEILLQLGYVGLFLAIWFLIAGSTTLAAATTLTRDPGYAFAFGVVMFGVLNSGLESLFVKLRYSPVIAMIGLLMVALYYPLTSSDEPESRLPQRRVF
- a CDS encoding glycosyltransferase family 2 protein — encoded protein: MNSLPRYTDLPPVDVTVVVGSYNRSAMLAETIDSLTALDTSLPGGGRFTYEVVAIDNASTDDTQAVLARYADPALRGAAERVRGFYESEPGVTHARNRGLREAAGEWIAFHDDDQRAHPQWLAKLQELARRRHLKVVGGAVHLSLPEDNIRVLAPECRVLLGEKVGWDQEQPYTRKRIPGTNNLMLHRSVLEEVGVFDTRITDGGEDADLYRRVRSAGHEAWYTPEAIVYHLIPRPRLADGYMKWTATRHGQHLALREYKEWGRAKLGGMLIIRALQAGCNYYPRYAVAILSQQREQALGKRALLWRSQAYLARAWSLFRKGDAEAGGHDASLNLREGREKLIHGASGAG
- a CDS encoding O-antigen ligase family protein, which gives rise to MSSSVAMSGFADFGGYDDTPTDAGSIRWGRVLWVVAFFLPVFYYIDHDAEAFAGRQVADETEDDIADQYVDEIEGGSGLRKLVLITYGVTGLWCLMQCRDREWNVQRFAALATCALMAWILLSVFWSLNPGLTFKRIVAFGMVFVGSLGYARLLRADELLAVSLATFALLIGNSFFLDVVNGGKPWDLDYRFGGTLHPNLQSTYCAMLCLAAYCTPKKYGSQWVARALFFMGIVLLIQTQSRTSLFALLAALGMVSLVKLSSTLRWQTALLLLLVVSITTIAIASFSEGQRKGLTEAALMGRTEQSGTLSGRVPLWQELTRFASARPLTGYGFESFWTPENIDAVMRSQKWALQSAHNSYFETVLQLGLPGLVFACVMVLASFNLTQAAYEHTRASGYAYMYGVLGFGMANSLLESNFAKLKYPTVIALIGVLGVIAFYPASDSYEVPYLKFRRRRDAAPCRGAAGRDHAREGRQIA